DNA sequence from the Acidothermus cellulolyticus 11B genome:
GGACGAACGGCGTGTGGAACCAGGTTTTCGCCGGTACGATCGGCGCACCGGCACAGTCGTTCCCCAACCCGCCGTACACAACCCTTGACACCAACCCAATCTCGCGGGAAGCGCCATTCCTCTACCTCGACGGCACCGGACAGTACCGCGTCTTCGTACCGGACGCCCAACGCAATTCCCGGGGCACCACGTGGGAAGCCGGACCGACACCGGGCTATTCGCTGCCTCTGTCACGCTTCTACATCGCTCGGCCGACGGATTCGGCGGAACGTCTCAACGCGGCCCTCGCCCGCGGCATGAACCTGCTCTTCACGCCGGGTGTTTATGCCGTCGATCGCACCCTCGACGTACGCCGGCCAGACACGATCCTGCTCGGCATAGGACTTGCCACGTTGGAGGCCACCGGCGGCGTGCCGGTGCTACGTACGGCGAACGTTCCCGGGGTCGAGGTCGCCGGTCTCATCGTCGACGCCGGCCCGCGGAATGCTCCCGTTTTGGTGCAAATCGGCGAACGGCACGGCAGTCCCGCCGCGTGGGTCCACGCCCCGTGGAGTGACCCACGGAATCCGACGCTGCTGGCGGACGTGTTCTTCCGGATCGGCGGGCCGCACCTCGGTAAAGCGACTGTAAGCCTCGAGGTCAACGCCAACGACGTGCTGCTCGACGACATTTGGGCGTGGCGGGCCGACCACGGCAGCGGCGTCGGCTGGACGTCAAATACCGCGGATACCGGACTCATCGTGAATGGCGATCGGGTCGCCGCCACCGGACTCTTCGTCGAGCATTACCAGAAGGACGAAGTCATCTGGACCGGCGAACACGGCTCGACCATCATGTTCCAGAACGAAATGCCGTACGATCCGCCGAACCAGGCCGCCTGGAGCCACGGCGGGACACGTGGCTACGCCGCCTATGCCGTCGCATCAACGGTGCACACGCACCAGGCCTGAGGTCTCGGCAGCTACTGCTACTTCAACGTGGATCCGACGATTCACGCGAGCCGGGCGTTCGCCGTGCCGGAGAACGGTGGCGTGCGTCTCCACGACGTCCTCGACTTGTCGATTACTAATCATGGAACGATCGACCATGTCGTCAACGACTACGGTCCGCCAACGGACGCGAACACGACGCCGAATTATGTCCTCGAGTATCCACCCGGGGCCTGAGAGTCTGCGCTGGCCGGCGGAGGCTGACAGCCCGAAGGATTCGCCGGGAGTCCGACGGCCTGGAGCATTCGCCCGGAGTGTGAGAGCGCAGAGTATCCGCCCGAAGACCCGATAAGCGTCGACCTCTCCCCCTGCTGGGCGACCGCCTGCCGGTGAGGGAGAATGTCGACCAGCGGTGCCGGTGGGGGTAGGCGGTCCACCGGCACCGCCATCCATTTCGGCGCAGAGCGTGCGGCATTCCGTGCGGCGGGCGAGGCGCTCCGGTCGGCCGCTTCCCAGAGGAAGCAATCACAGGATTCGTCGCACGTATCGACCAGGAGACGACGAGTAGCCGGTGCACCATCGTCGACCACGAGGGCAATTCCGTCGGTTCCTCCCGCGCAAGGCGACGCCGGATATCGCGGCTGGAAACAGGCGATCGCCCGCGCCCGTTACCGACCGGCGGATCCAGACATTGGGGAACCGGACCGGTCAGCACCTCCGCGGTGCGAGAGCAGATCAGCGATGCCCACGATTCCCGCTACTGCAACGAAACCAACGCAACCGAGAATGCTCACCCGCAACGCATGCGCATACACCTCGAACGCATGCGGACTGGTGTCCGCCCGCAGCACACCGGCCTGAGTGATATCAGCAAAAAAGAGCGCACTGACCGCAGCAATCCCTACGGCGGAGCCGACCCGTTGAGACGTCTGCAGGACGCCGGCGGCACTTCCACTGCCCCACCGGGGAACCTCGCCGAGTGTCACCGTCTGATTCGGCGCAATAACCGTGCCGCTGCCGATTCCGGCAACGAGAAGCGGCAGCAGCAATGCCCATCCAACGTCGTGACGGACGTGACCGGTCACCGCAAAC
Encoded proteins:
- a CDS encoding adenylyl cyclase; its protein translation is MRDWDVSGPGWRRAGIIAAITLAVAGGTTPAASAASALDAHAGHTPDFGSNVIIFDPSMPTAEIQATVDAIAAQQTANEFGSQRYALLFRPGTYGTPADPLVIPVGYYTQVAGLGATPGDVVINGKVNVYNQCLAPDNCIALTNFWRSVSNLTIAVAGQSGCRAGTDFWAVSQASPMRRVSVVGGNVSLMDYCTAGPQYASGGFIADSAFSSGTVINGSQQQFLVRNSHLDGWTNGVWNQVFAGTIGAPAQSFPNPPYTTLDTNPISREAPFLYLDGTGQYRVFVPDAQRNSRGTTWEAGPTPGYSLPLSRFYIARPTDSAERLNAALARGMNLLFTPGVYAVDRTLDVRRPDTILLGIGLATLEATGGVPVLRTANVPGVEVAGLIVDAGPRNAPVLVQIGERHGSPAAWVHAPWSDPRNPTLLADVFFRIGGPHLGKATVSLEVNANDVLLDDIWAWRADHGSGVGWTSNTADTGLIVNGDRVAATGLFVEHYQKDEVIWTGEHGSTIMFQNEMPYDPPNQAAWSHGGTRGYAAYAVASTVHTHQA